One genomic region from Phragmites australis chromosome 1, lpPhrAust1.1, whole genome shotgun sequence encodes:
- the LOC133925037 gene encoding uncharacterized protein LOC133925037 — protein MAASLQASSSLRSRLLSSSSGWCPWRLLLSSSVHSDASHQTETLAFDEIQLSPEKQPTATAFVLHGLLGSGRNWRSFSRALASELHNHTPSDEWRMVLVDLRNHGRSAGIKGLGLPHDMSSAAKDLASLVKARGWPWPDVVVGHSMGGKVALAFAESCSRGVYGESAVLPKQLWVLDSVPGQVETDNSDGEVEQVLQTLASLPSSLPSRKWVVDHMLSLGFSKSLSDWIGSNLKKDNEHVTWAFDLQAAIDMFNSYRERDYWALLENPPKGLEVAIVQAERSDRWDPDDVQRLKALSRRECKPDTGKVSLHVLPNSGHWVHMDNPKGLLEIMVPNFLSTVKS, from the exons ATGGCGGCGTCTCTCCAGGCCTCGTCCTCCCTCCGCTCGCGCCTCCTCTCATCCTCATCCGGTTGGTGTCCGtggcgcctcctcctctcctcctccgtcCACTCGGACGCCTCCCATCAGACCGAAACCCTCGCCTTCGACGAGATCCAGCTGTCCCCCGAGAAGCAGCCCACCGCCACCGCCTTCGTCCTCCACGGTCTCCTCGGCTCCGGCCGCAACTGGCGCTCCTTCTCGCGCGCCCTCGCCTCCGAACTCCACAACCACACCCCTTCTGACG AGTGGAGGATGGTACTTGTGGATTTGAGGAACCACGGCAGGTCGGCCGGGATCAAGGGGCTCGGCCTGCCCCACGACATGTCCAGTGCCGCGAAGGACCTCGCCAGTTTGGTGAAGGCCCGTGGCTGGCCATGGCCGGATGTTGTTGTGGGTCACTCCATGGGTGGAAAGGTCGCGCTAGCCTTCGCGGAGAGCTGCTCGCGTGGTGTGTATGGAGAATCTGCTGTTCTTCCCAAACAG CTCTGGGTGCTTGATTCTGTCCCTGGACAAGTAGAAACGGATAACAGTGATGGTGAAGTTGAGCAGGTTCTTCAAACGCTAGCAAGTCTTCCTTCTTCGCTTCCCTCACGCAA GTGGGTTGTTGATCACATGCTCAGCCTTGGATTTTCGAAGTCACTTTCAGATTGGATTGGCAGCAACTTAAAGAAGGACAATGAACATGTGACCTGGGCTTTTGATCTTCAGGCTGCCATAGACATGTTCAATTCTTATAG GGAAAGGGACTATTGGGCACTGCTGGAGAACCCACCAAAGGGTTTGGAGGTTGCAATAGTACAAGCAGAACGCAGTGATAGATGGGACCCTGACGATGTTCAAAGGCTAAAAGCATTATCAAGGAGGGAGTGCAAGCCTGATACCGGGAAAGTGTCGCTTCACGTTCTTCCCAACTCTGGCCATTGGGTTCATATGGACAATCCCAAGGGACTACTTGAGATAATGGTGCCTAACTTCCTGTCAACTGTTAAAAGTTGA
- the LOC133925019 gene encoding uncharacterized protein LOC133925019: protein MGNCSPSPRRRRPTEPGSPPLHGTTSVPAATTVSTYALARSPSVSAAAIDAEDGNVVRVYGSDGCPVAWRLRVSLLYKAAAPVHFTPSEAAPLGRPVLRLSAADPEVSGPADELLRQVDAWFEEKPRVAPPERPRASSPAAAAAEEVAELVRLQHCSAERHLEGVAAKVAEMVKKGKKSGKGRSVVEGAEVRRVGKWYGDAMEVMLEHARMEETLLFPDLQRAAHPGVCDKVNKQHGRHLPMMNGIKEDIKTLLTLELGSPLFQEVLVNLSVRLKALQDHTKEHFKEEESELLPRLEAVRRMQREEGKVSDKSNSAWASEAIGTMEVTHSKLFPFFMTGLLPQEALQYLDLVCRCMKNTRHLVSMLRSLAERLEDANPSIIHNNPTKLYEHLLLKSP from the exons ATGGGCAATTGCTCCCCGtccccgcgccggcgccgcccgaCGGAGCCGGGCTCTCCGCCTCTCCATGGCACCACCTCCGtgcccgccgccaccaccgtgTCCACCTACGCGCTCGCCAGATCCCCCTCCGtatccgccgccgccatcgacGCCGAGGACGGGAACGTCGTGCGCGTCTACGGCTCCGACGGCTGCCCCGTCGCGTGGCGCCTCCGCGTCTCGCTCCTCTACAAGGCAGCCGCGCCCGTCCACTTCACGCCCTCCGAGGCGGCCCCGCTCGGCCGCCCCGTGCTCCGCCTCTCCGCCGCCGACCCGGAGGTCTCGGGCCCCGCTGATGAGCTGCTGCGCCAGGTGGACGCGTGGTTCGAGGAGAAGCCGCGCGTCGCACCGCCGGAGAGGCCGCGcgcgtcgtcgccggcggctgcggctgcggaggaggtcgccgagctGGTGCGGCTGCAGCACTGCAGCGCAGAGCGACACCTCGAGGGCGTGGCGGCGAAGGTGGCCGAGATGGTGAAGAAGGGGAAGAAGTCGGGGAAGGGGAGGAGTGTCGTGGAGGGCGCCGAGGTGAGGAGGGTCGGCAAGTGGTACGGGGACGCCATGGAGGTGATGCTGGAGCACGCCAGGATGGAGGAGACGCTGCTCTTCCCTGATCTCCAGAGGGCAGCGCATCCAG GGGTGTGCGACAAGGTTAACAAGCAGCACGGGAGGCACCTGCCAATGATGAATGGAATCAAGGAAGATATAAAAACACTGCTGACGTTGGAATTAGGCAGCCCCCTCTTCCAAGAAGTGCTGGTCAACCTCTCTGTTCGCCTGAAAGCGTTGCAG GATCACACCAAAGAGCActtcaaggaagaagaaagtgaGCTGCTCCCACGCTTAGAAGCAGTACGACGGATGCAGCGGGAGGAGGGGAAGGTTTCTGACAAGTCTAATTCTGCATGGGCTTCGGAGGCAATAGGTACGATGGAGGTGACACACTCAAAGCTCTTCCCCTTCTTCATGACTGGTCTCCTTCCTCAGGAGGCTCTGCAATACTTAGACCTAGTATGCCGGTGCATGAAAAACACACGGCATCTGGTCTCCATGCTCAGATCCCTTGCAGAGCGTCTGGAAGACGCAAACCCTTCAATTATACACAATAACCCCACCAAACTGTATGAACATCTACTTTTAAAATCCCCATAA
- the LOC133925029 gene encoding uncharacterized protein LOC133925029: MDPVSAEPRTAEWRVRTAGGTEYSWCRAVPGGTGTTLLAFHLSRSAAGETVVTTLQAALRSLQIAHPVLRAHIRTSPSGPTLAFPSAAPPPPALLPLAPLPAPESAPDFHALLEHELNRNLWAEPEPSDAPVFFATFYELPGAGGGAALFVRIHTAACDRAAAAALARELVALLSGGKGARSPEEAAVEAGLEERIPQRDTWKPFWARGMDMVGYSINGLRTSTLPFQETGTERSTQMLRLGFGRDETTRLLDACKENGVRLCAAMAAATMLAARQWKLLESGQQETYSVVTLVNCRKFLEPALDDHNTGFYYSAITNTHSIHGEEGLWELAKRCHDSYTSAKNNKKHLTDIGDLNFLMCRAIENPQLTPAAALRTALVSVFEEPVVCDTSDLQSKVGVEDCVCCATVHGIGPSIGVFDSIRDGRLDCACVYPSPLHSRKQVEEVFDKVRRILHDGSRASDEEQFEDCT, encoded by the exons ATGGATCCTGTGAGCGCCGAGCCCCGCACGGCCGAGTGGCGCGTCCGCACGGCGGGCGGCACGGAGTACAGCTGGTGCCGCGCCGTGCCGGGCGGCACGGGCACGACGCTGCTCGCGTTCCACCTCTCCCGCAGCGCCGCGGGCGAAACGGTCGTGACCACCCTCCAGGCCGCGCTGCGCTCCCTGCAGATCGCCCACCCCGTCCTCCGTGCCCACATCCGGACCTCTCCCTCGGGCCCGACGCTCGCGTTCccctccgccgcgccgcccccTCCCGCTCTCCTCCCCCTCGCGCCGCTTCCAGCGCCGGAGTCCGCCCCCGATTTCCACGCCCTCCTCGAGCACGAGCTCAACCGCAACCTGTGGGCCGAGCCCGAGCCCTCCGACGCCCCCGTGTTCTTCGCCACGTTCTACGAGCTGCcgggcgctggcggcggagcGGCGCTGTTCGTCCGGATCCACACGGCCGCGTGCgaccgcgcggcggcggccgcgctgGCGAGGGAGCTCGTGGCGCTGCTGAGCGGAGGGAAAGGGGCGCGCAGCCCGGAGGaagcggcggtggaggcggggcTGGAGGAACGGATACCACAGCGGGACACCTGGAAGCCTTTTTGGGCGAGGGGGATGGACATGGTGGGCTACTCCATCAACGGGCTGCGGACGTCCACGCTGCCGTTCCAGGAGACCGGCACGGAGAGATCGACGCAGATGCTGCGGCTCGGGTTCGGCCGCGACGAGACCACCAGGCTGCTCGAT GCGTGCAAGGAGAACGGGGTGAGGCTTTGCGCAGCCATGGCTGCCGCGACGATGCTCGCCGCACGGCAGTGGAAACTGCTGGAGAGCGGCCAGCAGGAGACGTACTCCGTCGTAACACTTGTCAATTGCCGCAAGTTTCTTGAGCCggccttggatgatcacaacACTG GTTTCTACTATTCTGCCATCACCAACACGCACTCGATTCACGGAGAGGAAGGGCTGTGGGAGCTGGCCAAGAGGTGCCACGACTCGTACACCAGCGCCAAGAACAACAAGAAGCACCTCACCGACATCGGCGACCTCAACTTCCTCATGTGCCGGGCCATCGAGAACCCGCAGCTGACGCCGGCCGCCGCGCTCCGGACGGCGCTCGTCTCCGTGTTCGAGGAGCCCGTGGTCTGCGACACGTCAGACCTGCAGAGCAAGGTCGGCGTGGAGGACTGCGTCTGCTGTGCCACCGTGCACGGCATCGGCCCGTCGATCGGCGTGTTCGACTCGATCAGGGACGGCAGGCTGGACTGCGCGTGCGTGTACCCTTCTCCTCTCCACTCCAGGAAGCAGGTGGAGGAGGTCTTTGACAAGGTGAGGCGGATTTTGCACGATGGGAGCCGCGCAAGTGATGAGGAACAATTTGAAGACTGCACCTAG
- the LOC133925052 gene encoding protein S40-7-like, with translation MDRTRHKSSLSSERFIGSFLPSAAAGDQTASAAFELDEDDLFAAGSGSPEPPQPARRPLILSSIRTGNPRPLPRLRRPPEGILDALPERRRSPPLSSSSASSSSTSSPAAAPPRMIPAVPRPAPAPHMPQSAPVNVPAARLRKPAVVAMMDEAEDEDDEEMLPPHEMVARARARESPMTTFSMLEGAGRTLKGRDLRQVRNAVWRQTGFLD, from the coding sequence ATGGACCGCACGCGCCACAAGAGCTCCCTCAGCTCCGAGCGCTTCATCGGCTCCTTCCTCCCCTCCGCGGCCGCCGGCGACCAGACCGCCTCCGCGGCCTTCGAGCTCGACGAGGACGACCTCTTCGCCGCGGGATCCGGCTCGCCCGAGCCTCCGCAGCCGGCGCGACGCCCGCTCATCCTCTCATCCATCCGCACCGGAAACCCTAGACCCCTCCCCCGCCTCCGGCGCCCGCCGGAGGGCATCCTTGACGCTCTCCctgagcgccgccgttcgccgcctcTATCCTCTTCGTCGGCGTCGTCTTCCTCGACCTCCTCCCCGGCTGCGGCCCCTCCTCGCATGATCCCCGCCGTGCCCcgcccggcgccggcgccgcatATGCCGCAGTCTGCGCCAGTCAACGTCCCTGCGGCGCGGCTGCGGAagccggcggtggtggcgatGATGGATGAAGCggaggatgaggacgacgaAGAGATGCTGCCGCCGCACGAGATGGTGGCGCGCGCTCGTGCGCGGGAGTCGCCGATGACGACGTTCTCGATGCTGGAGGGAGCCGGGCGCACGCTCAAGGGGCGGGACCTTCGTCAGGTACGCAATGCTGTCTGGCGGCAGACTGGATTCCTCGACTGA